The genomic interval CCTTCTATGCATTATAAAATTCATGACAAACctataataccctctataAGGGCATAAAAAGCAACTCCAAATActgttaaaaaatattatttgaataGTACCCAAAGCTCTCTTAATTACACTTTGCcttagaaaatttaaaaaaaacggAATCAAATAATACCTCTGACCTTATGTTTGCCTCGCTGCTGTATTTGTCTTTCATATTGATGTGGCTTTCAAGTATTAACGATttattaaatgatttttcagaTATCTTTTTGTTAGGGTCTTCTTCCTTACCCATTTTGGGTTACAAAAAAGGAATGTTTGAAATTGTATACCTCTGAGCTGCTGCTTTTTAAGGTCAAAGATGTCCGTTTTGAGTGCTTGCATACATTTCCACGACTTTCCAATACCTTTTTTGGCCCATTTTAAAGTTGTGTTGGGGGTATAATTACACACCACCATCCACGTCCATTATTGGGCTATTTTGGCGTACCCAAATCACACAATTGTTAATTATGTAAAATCAATAGGCCAGCCGCAACTGGGAAaggcaaacagaaacaaaaacaaaagcggcTAAGTTAGGATATTCAGTGAGGGGCGGGCCATTGATTTTTGCCAAGCACTGTGGCGTAAAACATGACATTGACTGGATTCTGTGTTGTGCTTGCTTTAAGTAAATCTAGCGCAACTTGGCTTTAATCCTGCAATTCAAAGCCCAGGCATGCCCAAAATATACTTACACACGCGCTGAACGTTTGCTCGCCATGTAAGAGagaacaaaatatatgtaaatacattgGACTTAGAGCGGGTTAAGGCCAGGTAAGAGTATGGGTGGGAGGCAAGGGTAAACTTAATGAAGTGCTTTGCCCAAGCCcgaaacaaaaaaccaacagcTGAAAGCATCTGAGGCGGCATCCTGCCAGAAATACTGGCAACGGATCGgaaagcaaaacgaaacaaaagatTTCTGGCAAAATCCTTTAACCCTGCTCTTTCACGTATGTACTTCATCTCCATATAATGAGTTTAGAAATCGGCTGCAAGCACATgctaaaattttgttttatgagtCTTTGGTGGGATTACTTACGGCTTCTCACTTCCCTGAACATAAAAAAAGGTGAAAAAAATACGCGCAAAAGGATTTCCGTGTAGTCAACTTCAGTTgaataaatacacacacacacataaatcttaaaataaataggaaacgtgctttttatttttcagtttttctttaataCCGTTTGCTGCGTAgaaaatcgaaaaagttttcagTGGAAAATCATAAGCTCAACTACATAAATCTATAGTCGGCATTTCTCGAGCAGAGGATAACCTAAGCCCCCTTCTGCCGGACAGTCATAAATACACCTCCGATGAGAAAAAAAGCTACAGATGCCTGTCGCGttgatagctataaaatgaaagatactcgatatatacatatatagagatcgactcgtctattgatgctgatcggagacatttgcacaaatgcatTATCCCTTTTCAGCCATTTTCaaaattcattcattcattttttcAGTCTAATTATAAAATCGATTTGACTTAAAACAAGTATGCAGCCTGGGGTCTTCTTTATGCACCTCAaccagctgttttttttttttgctgtctgCAAATAAAACATGACAATAATGTTTCTTTGAAATGGAAACAAGCTCTAAAGACTTGGCAAAACTTTGCTTATGACACTTTTACGTTGCCGCAAAGGAGCACACAACTTTTTACACTGTCCGGTTACCAAAGCCGCACGCCGGATGTTTCTGTCCGGGCAACAAACGTTCGCTGCTCAGATGCAGATGCCACAATCTTGGTAAGAGGGGGGCAACAGCAGATGCACTGACTCAATAAAAGATGTTGGCAAACTAAATAATGGCTGTCAGCAACTGAAACCGGCGGATGCAGCAAATCAAATGTATCCAGACACAACCAGAGCCACGTCAGTTAACATCTCAAGGTGACACTTGGACCCTGGCCCCGCTGCGGCTCTCAATACCGGCTGCTGCCTTCAGCCCAGGCTAAGACTTCTCCTCCGCCTGCCTTTTCAAGCAATCACATTAAGCAAATGCTACTCTCAGTCCTACTGTTGTAgtgttcattgttgttgccgctttgtcattttcataaaatatttaaatgcaaaaaatgaGCGGTAAggcagataaaaaaaaaccaacttgAATATATTTAGAGCGGGTATTTTCCAATCAAGTTACACTGctcaaagcaaaaataaataatagtatTATAGTAAAAGAAGTTTTTatagataaaaatataattcatATAGCCATAAGAAATGGTCGTTAAAATAATTTCTGAATAAAggtagaaaaaataataatataatattgcaAGCAAGAATGTTTCtagaatttcaaataaaatattttggtccttaacaaatttttaaatggatGTTTCCaaagatataaaatatactgAAAGCAAGCTTATCCTATAAATATTCCTAAAATATCACTTATGAAATTTTTTAGAAAGCCACTTTTTAATATACTAAGCAAATTATGAGAAATAATCCTAGAATTACACATCTCCATTTTTTTGaaactatcaaaatatttcttagtataaatagcaacaaaattgtttttgattatttaaagAATTCTTCATTAAGAGAAGAAATAAGTTGATTTATTTATCTTAAGGGTGCAGATAtctttgcaattttttgtataaacgAATATACTTCTTTGCTCTTGGGAAACAGTGTAACTGTGTACTGTTGGTGtttgcgtgcgtgcgtgtgtgtgtgtgtgtgtatgtgcgtgtgggCTTGTAAGTGTAAAAACTCTGCAGCTGCCATCGTCGTCGCAATGTCCGCCGGACACGTTCCTTTCGCGCCATTTTGTCACCTAAGTCGCCTCCCCCGAGATGCCACCCATTTTACCGTTAGTGTGCGTTTCGgccttgttgtttttgttgctgcccgcttgggtatttgtatttaaatagcattacagcaTAAATTGCTAAATCTTAAGTTTGGTTTAGTTAAACGAAAAGGTagttataaaagaaaatgccCGAAGTCATAAGCTGAAACAGATGAGTACCATATATTTAAGGCCGTGTTTAACTGCTTTTTGAGATACTGCATTTGTGCTCATTTCACTTTAAACTGACCTTTCAACTTGAACTATATTTGAGAGCTCAGCTAGCAGCAAAAGTCCAGCGCTATCCATGACAGGAGCGTATTACTTGaaattgtaaaactttttCCCAGCAATTTGCAGAAAACTGTCGCATAATTGAAATAAGCGCACGGCgagcaaattaatttgcttaaatttgaAAACTCAGCAAGGTGTAAACAATTAGCAGCAGCTGTTAATTGGAATGCGGATTAATCAataagcagctgcaacaacccAAAGCAAAGTTTGCAACAATagtataaaattaattaaaacttatTCAAATATAAGCATATACTATCCCAAATACAGATACCCTGCTGGGCATATGTGTGCGACAGTTTGTCAAGTTATGGCCACAAAATTGACATATTTGCGAGCATAAAAAAACCGaatgaagaaaaaatatatagagttCGAATGCGGCACGCGTTGCTGATGGAAACTGTCAGGACAGTTGCGGCAAAGGCGCATTGATGGATGACTAAAAAGGATGACTAAAGCATTGCCCAACCAGACAGAATTGTTTCAATCAATCATAAATGAAATTGCGACAGCAAATGGACGCGCCAGGATTTGTGCGAGTAACTGGAAAACAAACGAATTGCGTATACTCTAACCAAAGATCTCGTTTGTTAAAGTACGTTTGTGCATTCCATACATAAGTTTATTTCTATGGTTTCTATGGAAAGATTCGCCGCTCGCCCATCGTCTGAGAGGGAACTGGGAAAAGGGCCTCCCACAAGTTTTCTTTCAGacacacatttgcacaacTTTATTTGGACCCATTTAAACTGGGTTGtgggtacaaaaaaaaaaataaaagaaaaaaaaagagaaattgATAAATATAGATTTATCATTTTGAATGCTATTGCAATTGCTATTGATTGACGGATACAGAGCCAATGCACCAAACCGGAGCGTCTgagcgacaaaaaaaaagaaggaataTGAATGGAAATgcagaggggggggggggggtgaggAGGAGGGGGTTGGGGTGAAGAACTATTGAAACATTGTGTAGATTGATTCCAATTTTGGGATTATGGGATTTATGTACTAGCGATTCCACTGCTCCAATAGCTTGACGGCCGTCTGTATGTCACCGGCGGACATCAGCAGGGCGCATATGTTGCGCTGGCGATCCGTGTGGCCCAATGTggtcagctgcagcagctgggaGCGGAAGCGCTGCTCCCAGCGGCTATCGTTGCTGGACATAAAATCAAAGAGATTTAACGAGGACACGGTTGGCGTTGCGGCGGCAACTGTTGGTGCCGGCGGAGCAGCTTGTTCGACTCCTGGCAACAAACGCTTTCGGACGCGTATATCGAGCTGACGGCGCGCATTGTCCGCCAGCTCGTTCAGTTGTCGCGCATGTTCGAGGGTTTTGTTAAAGTCACCCAACTGCAGGGACTGCATCATGTGATCGCATTTCTGCGTCAGATCGGCCACCATGCGCTCCGCGTTAAGCGCAAATCCATCAACCGTTTCCGGTTTGGTTTGACGCCAGGGATTCGGCAGCGGCATCTTATTTTCGCGTCCACGCTGTGGATTATCAACGCTGCGCTTGCAGCGGCATGTCTCCGCCTCCTGGTAGTTCATGGCCACATTATCCTCGTGGGCCTGACGCATGAAATAGTTGAGCTTGCCGAGCAGGCTATAGCCGCCAGGCACCCACTCCATGCGCATTATATGCATATCACGTTTGCGTCCCAGCTCCTGAACCTTGGCTGGATTGAAGACCGTCGAGAATAGCTCACGCAAATTACGATCACTGCTGAGAAAGTGACGAAACGATGCGTTCTCATCTATCATGGTCTTGATGCGTGTGTCCGATTGCAGCATGTCGCGCAATGTGCCCGGATCCTCGAGCAGCGGCTTGAAGATGTCGCCGCTCTTCAAGATCCAAGTGCGGGCGTTCGATGGAGCCGACGAGCTAgagctgccgctgttgctacCGGCAGCATTGCTGCAATCGTTCACAGGTGGCGCACCCTTCGACAGCTGACGGAAGACCACATGCACAGTGACGCCCGAGATGATGCCAAGGCTATCGATGGTGCCCTCATCGCGCAGCACCTGCCCGCCAAATACCAGAACCACAAAGTCTATGGCCTGCTCAAATCGCACCGCAACAAGCACACGCAAATTGCAGATCAGCTCGTTCTGGCGCACGGAGATGACAGCCGAGCCGCTACCGGTCTTGGCAGTTATATCGATGGTCTTACAACACATGGCCACTTGATGCGTATCGAATGCAGACGGATTCCAAGGCAGACGCAAtcgtttatttttcaatttcttgtgttgtatattgtataaataaaaatgttctaCTAATGAGTCTGCATGACAACTGACTCAGTTGCCGAATGTTCGAATGTTTTGCGTTAAGAGCAAACGTTTGCTGCGGTTACTTTGTGCTGCCCTTTTTCGAAATACATAAGCACATGGCTAGGCAGACCCCATTCGAAATCTTCGAAATCGTTAACTTTTCGAAATTAGAGATGGCCGCTCACCAGGATTTTCCCATCGCCACACGACACGACCACAGCTTGAAAGCACGCACGCATATgctttataaaattatattatactgCTGCCAACGGATTGATCGGTATGAAAGACTTTGGTTGCTCCAAAAGATATGTCGATTaagctcggcattaattagacTCACTATCCtctttatatttatgcaaaaccTAATCAAAattggaccactatttcatatagctgcaaacgAAATAATACTTAGGTCGAAAATGAAATTCTTGCATGGACAGCTGGTTAGATAAAACTATCAGAAAATCCTGAAGAAACCTAGTACTATAACTAGCGCTAGCTTAACTATGCTGCTTATAAACTAAATCTTATCAGCATCGGAATACTATTActataatattttgttgtattgACTAGGAAGAATCGttcgaaaattgaattttccattttccagaatatatgtattatgAGCATGCCCACATATCTCTAAAAGTGTAAGGCAAATGCGTACAAGTCGATGATATGCTTTCTGAAGTTTGGGTTTCttcaaatttataatttaatgctTCCCTCCTACCTTCTGAGGTTGTCAAACCTTACTACATTTTAAACACCGACAAGCTTAtctaacatttaaattttgtattacttataATAATGTCTAATTCTACATCTGAAACAATTATGCATCAAAATAGCCAGCATTAACGTAAATAACAGATGCGTTGGTAAGAAACAcgaagttaattaaaaatgcaaaacgcTTTTAGttaggaaaaacaaaaataaatgtcgCTTTATCTACATCGATCTCTTGCCATCTTTTGTGGCCTTTTAGGTGCACCGCAATGAGCTgccataataataacaacattCTCAATAACATCAACAAAGAGCTGGTATAGTTAAGCTCGTGTGGCACTTGCAGTCCGGGGCAGGACATGACAGCGAATCAATTGAATTCAATCAAATTGCCACAAACAAGTCGAAAGGCAGAcagagcaggagcaggagcaggagcaggagcaggagcagcagacGGAGACGAagacataaacaacaacaaatagatAGTAAAACCTTCAGGAGGACGGCACATTAATGTAGCTACAAAATGGGCGCCAGCTCGTCGACCAGATCCGACACAAGTCTGCACcaggatgatgatggtgaGTTTGGCACACGAAATATCCATTGGGATAACGAGCACCGGCTTACCCCGGTACTCTttaagagtatatatatatatatatatatattcgatttttaattaaacattgaAAAACCATGTGAGGAATCAATTTTTGAACCGAAAATCCTGATAACTGAGTAGCTCTGGGCTACAAATTCAAAGAAAGTAAAAGTATTTGCAACACAGACGCTCGCAGCGCGACAGAGTTGTGAAGTTGGGAGTCGGCCATGGAGCATCTGGACGAGCTGTGCCTGCAGCAGATATTGGCATATCTCAGGCTCCCCGATCAGCTGGCCATGCTGCAGTGCGATGAGCGCTGCTATTCGCTGCTGGGCAGCCTCTGGCGCCGTCACCTCACCCGGATTGAGCTGAATCTGCTTCAGGTGCCGCTGTGCCTGGAGCACTTTGAGTTTTTGCTGCTCAATACCTGGAAAGAGCTGCGCGTGCTCAGGCTCAACTATGTGGATAAAGAGAAGTTTGAGGTGCTCGTCAGGCACAGATTTCCCAAGCTACAGTTGCTCCAGATTGATGCGCTGCCTCCCTTTTTCCTCTGTCatcagaaacagcaacaactcaGACGGATTATGATTCTCAAGAAATATGAGGATAATGCTGCTGGGGCGTCTGTTGCCCAGCAAACCCAGTTAACCTGGTGATGactacacaaaaaaaaataaaaagtacgCCCACCAAATAGGAGCTTCCAATTTTAGGTGCTTCTCCATTAAGCTTCATTCGTTCGTAGGGACTATCTAAAGTCTAGCTTGTGACCTgagattgactgactgattgactgattgagcGATTGACAGCTCCATTTTTAGCTGAGGTTTCCCTATGAGAACAAATGCAGCGTATACTAGGACAAGGCCTTGGCATATTCCTCTCGGCCGCTCATCCGATCtgcttcaaattaatttgcgtagctctaaaaaaaaacagctgccAGGACAAAATGCTTTAATAAAGgacaataatataatatttttaatttcagttAACTTTGATCATTTTCAAATCCTGCGCGCCATTGGCAAGGGCAGCTTTGGCAAGGTAAGAGACATCCTCTTAGCCCCGCTGGTCAGCTCTAAGTCTGTGCATCCTTGCAGGTGTGCATCGTACAGAAACGGGATAGCGGCATCCTCTATGCCATGAAATATGTTAGCCGCTCAGTATGCGAATCTCGGGGCGCCTTGGGCGGTGTGATCAAGGAGGTGGAGCTGCTATCCTCATTGGAGCATCCATTTCTAGTGAATTTATGGTTCTCTTTTCAAGGTaagtatacacacacacacacacacctgcactCGCACTCGCTCAGACACTTACATATGCAAATGGTTGAGCCACCTGTAGAGCGAGTGTCACCGCCGCTGATTGGcaatcaaaatgcaaattaactATGTGCATTTCTTTTGATGTCTGAGCATTCACTTCtatcttgttcttgttcttgttcttgttcttgttcttgtatGTGCTCCCAACGCTCAACGCTCATAGATGAGGAGGATTTATTCATGGTCTGCGACCTGTTGACGGGCGGTGATTTAAGATACCATTTACAAAACCGAGTAGGTTGCCGTTTGGTTTGCGACACTTAGCCaacatatgtattttgtatttctcAAACGCTCGCTTGACAGGTGGAATTCTCCGAGCAGAGTGTGGCCTTATTAGTGTGCGAGCTGGGCAGTGCCCTGGAGTACCTACAAACACAGCGTGTGATCCATAGGGACATTAAGCCCGATAATATTCTATTAGATGATGCAGGTGAGTTCAGCAAataagcacacaaacacacacactcacacacgcacacacacgcacacgtacacAGTCAACAAGAAGTTTGGCAGCCAATTTCAAGTAATTTCTCGGCCAAGTCGGCCCAAAAGCATCCATAATTCATTAAATTGTCCTATGTCCGTGttcaaaaatttattgatttcatgtgcaaaaagcaagcaaaagtTTTGTGTGAGTGCCCAAGTGAATACTTGAGAGCAGGTTCAAATTATTCATATGTGCCCGCCCTCTTAGGCCTAGCATCCTGCCGCCGCCTGCCACCTGCCGCCTGTCACCTGCTCCTTAACTActtaacatatattatttatttagctacATCGTATTTACATATAGGTTTATGCCTTTGCCAAATAGATAGCTTATTTCTGTATGCATAAAAGCATCTTGTATTATCTGTGTGTGCACTAAACTTTTTTTGGGCAGGTGCAAATTGTAGAATAATTACattattgcaattttcatGCAATTGTTATCTATTGGCAGACAATTGATTAATTACAGAGAAAGCTTTAGAATTTCAGTTATACGAAACCATTGCTTAAGTGCAGCAAATTGATATTGAGATACGTTTAAGCAGCGTACGGCACTTTAAGCAAGATTAACACTTTAAATAAAGGTGCTTTGCACTTCACAATATTGAAGAAAACATGTTTACGTTCAATATACTTGCGAATTTATTTAATCGTTCCGCTTTGAGATATAAAATGAGGTTCAGATGTGAGCTGTAAcatataaatttcattaatttgtaATGGACATAAAAAGGATTtattaaatacacacacaatataTTACTGGAAAAGGAGAAACTATTACAAATATCCAATTCAATTAACTTAAAATGTGACACACACTCTTAACAGAGACACACAAACCCACACTCACTGTCAATATTGGTATATGGGTAATTGGAAACCAATTACGTGCGCTTAATTGCAGGACACGCTCATTTGACTGATTTTAATATTGCAACGCGGTTGCAAAAGGACTCCCTCGCCTGCAGCATGTCTGGTACGAAGCCATATATGGCGCCAGAGGTCTTTATGTGCG from Drosophila virilis strain 15010-1051.87 chromosome 2, Dvir_AGI_RSII-ME, whole genome shotgun sequence carries:
- the LOC6633033 gene encoding ubiquilin-2, whose amino-acid sequence is MCCKTIDITAKTGSGSAVISVRQNELICNLRVLVAVRFEQAIDFVVLVFGGQVLRDEGTIDSLGIISGVTVHVVFRQLSKGAPPVNDCSNAAGSNSGSSSSSAPSNARTWILKSGDIFKPLLEDPGTLRDMLQSDTRIKTMIDENASFRHFLSSDRNLRELFSTVFNPAKVQELGRKRDMHIMRMEWVPGGYSLLGKLNYFMRQAHEDNVAMNYQEAETCRCKRSVDNPQRGRENKMPLPNPWRQTKPETVDGFALNAERMVADLTQKCDHMMQSLQLGDFNKTLEHARQLNELADNARRQLDIRVRKRLLPGVEQAAPPAPTVAAATPTVSSLNLFDFMSSNDSRWEQRFRSQLLQLTTLGHTDRQRNICALLMSAGDIQTAVKLLEQWNR
- the LOC6633034 gene encoding serine/threonine-protein kinase 32A isoform X3, with protein sequence MEHLDELCLQQILAYLRLPDQLAMLQCDERCYSLLGSLWRRHLTRIELNLLQVPLCLEHFEFLLLNTWKELRVLRLNYVDKEKFEVLVRHRFPKLQLLQIDALPPFFLCHQKQQQLRRIMILKKYEDNALPGQNALIKDNNIIFLISVNFDHFQILRAIGKGSFGKVCIVQKRDSGILYAMKYVSRSVCESRGALGGVIKEVELLSSLEHPFLVNLWFSFQDEEDLFMVCDLLTGGDLRYHLQNRVEFSEQSVALLVCELGSALEYLQTQRVIHRDIKPDNILLDDAGHAHLTDFNIATRLQKDSLACSMSGTKPYMAPEVFMCALEEVAGYSYPVDWWSLGVVAYEMRSNTRPFVLHSHTPLVEIKNVLNTSVHYPHYWSHEFIDLLQKLLCVHPGARISSQQELHQTPLLRPTDFQLVLEKSIKPAFKPPEDHLNCDPCLELEEMIVETRPLHKKKKRLAKQRSAQRDSDPETALVKEFIVYNRFKELKRKAMEKKESDWQRELELAMANSIVNSLAPIQEKPTSSLATTVAPTATALNICARCTSSPTAQTKDSDSIEFIDRTPSPQAAQMTPTPRRFCCKTTSTVRE